In a genomic window of Spirosoma agri:
- a CDS encoding glycosyltransferase family 2 protein codes for MLDLSIIIVNYKTPKLILDCLASVSTHTSGIAFEVIVVDNQSEDDSQAIVQAAFPAVRWFDMGYNSGFARANNYGIKQAKSRNVLLLNSDTLLTDNVLARCVRVLDEQPDVAAVSVLQRGADGQLRPNLYTTFGQMRRAFYILPAGAFFQNWLQRIMPDPQYTDKNQAEWLSGAFLMTRPATIARVGGLDESFFMYGEDVEWGYRLGKQGRMLLLQDASFIHLEYGSSDSNQQHIVTHINRFKPQIQVSQLLWVRKQYGIGAYLVLILHYVVMIPIVYVWKIAVNLRDRRLPWADLGNQHAFTKQVGIFLRFFWRTLVNQPGFYKV; via the coding sequence TTGCTCGATTTAAGTATTATTATCGTCAATTATAAAACGCCGAAGCTTATTCTGGACTGTCTGGCATCGGTTAGCACCCATACAAGTGGTATCGCATTTGAGGTGATTGTCGTTGATAACCAGTCGGAAGACGATAGTCAGGCTATTGTACAGGCAGCTTTTCCGGCGGTCCGCTGGTTCGACATGGGTTATAATTCGGGTTTCGCAAGAGCCAACAATTATGGTATCAAACAGGCGAAGTCACGGAACGTACTGCTACTCAATTCGGATACGCTGCTGACTGACAATGTACTGGCCCGCTGCGTACGCGTACTGGACGAACAGCCTGATGTGGCGGCCGTGAGCGTGCTGCAACGCGGTGCCGACGGACAGCTTCGCCCCAATCTGTATACGACGTTTGGGCAGATGCGCCGGGCCTTTTACATTTTACCCGCTGGTGCGTTTTTTCAAAACTGGTTGCAACGGATCATGCCCGATCCGCAGTATACGGATAAGAATCAAGCGGAATGGCTCTCCGGGGCTTTTCTAATGACCAGACCAGCGACTATTGCCCGCGTTGGCGGACTGGACGAGAGCTTTTTTATGTATGGCGAAGATGTGGAGTGGGGCTACCGGTTAGGCAAACAGGGACGGATGCTGCTGCTCCAGGATGCCAGCTTTATCCATCTGGAATACGGCAGCAGCGACTCGAATCAGCAGCATATTGTGACGCACATCAACCGATTCAAGCCGCAAATACAGGTGTCGCAGTTGCTGTGGGTCCGGAAGCAGTACGGAATTGGTGCTTATCTGGTACTTATTTTGCACTACGTAGTAATGATTCCCATTGTCTATGTCTGGAAAATCGCGGTTAATCTTCGTGACCGACGACTTCCATGGGCTGATTTGGGCAATCAACACGCATTTACCAAACAAGTGGGTATATTTCTGCGGTTTTTCTGGAGAACACTAGTCAACCAGCCGGGCTTTTACAAAGTGTGA